The following coding sequences lie in one Chanos chanos chromosome 4, fChaCha1.1, whole genome shotgun sequence genomic window:
- the ogdhl gene encoding 2-oxoglutarate dehydrogenase-like, mitochondrial isoform X2 gives MFINSVEQCQWIRQKIETPGIMRFTPREKRTLLARLVRSTRFEDFLARKWSSEKRFGLEGCEVLIPALKMIIDKSSEAGVDSIIMGMPHRGRLNVLANVVRKDLDQIFCQFDPKLEAADEGSGDVKYHLGMYHERINRETDKNITLSLMANPSHLEAVDPVVQGKTKAEQFYRGDTKGKKVMSILMHGDAAFAGQGVVYETFHLSELPSYTTHGTIHVVVNNQVCYRRFGHNEMDEPMFTQPLMYKQIRKQEYVLKKYSDRLIAEGVVTLQEFEEEIAKYDKICEEAYTSSKDEKILHIRHWLDSPWPGFFTAEGEPKSMSCPPTGLDEGTLRHIGAIASSVPVEDFAIHPGVSRILRGRADMIRKRSVDWALGEYMAFGSLLRDGIHVRLSGQDVERGTFSHRHHVLHDQEVDKRFCVPMNHLWENQAPYTVCNSSLSEYGVLGFELGFAMASPNALVCWEAQFGDFHNTAQCIIDQFICSGQAKWVRNNGIVLLLPHGMEGMGPEHSSARPERFLQMSKDDPDRYPGFTGDFEVQQLYDCNWIVVNCSTPANYFHVLRRQILLPFRKPLIILTPKSLLRHPDARSSFDEMTTGTKFQRVLPDNGPASQNPEQVKRVIFCTGKVYYELAKERKQQNLESEVAIIRLEQISPFPFDLVKAEVVKYGNTELVWCQEEHKNMGYYDYVRPRFLTVLDNERPIWYVGRDPAAAPATGNKFTHLAELKRFTDAAFNLKSFEGVRF, from the exons ATGTTCATTAACAGCGTGGAGCAATGTCAGTGGATCAGGCAGAAGATCGAGACGCCAGGGATCATGAGATTCACCCCCAGAGAGAAGAGGACGCTGCTGGCCAGACTGGTTCGCTCCACTCG GTTTGAAGATTTCTTGGCGCGGAAGTGGTCCTCAGAGAAACGTTTTGGGTTGGAGGGGTGTGAGGTGCTCATTCCCGCCCTGAAGATGATCATCGACAAATCCAGCGAGGCCGGTGTTGACAGCATCATCATGGGGATGCCTCACAG GGGGCGACTCAACGTGCTGGCCAACGTGGTCCGTAAAGATCTAGATCAGATTTTCTGCCAGTTTGATCCCAAACTGGAGGCTGCTGATGAG GGCTCAGGGGACGTGAAGTATCATCTGGGCATGTATCATGAACGGATTAAccgagagacagacaaaaatataaCCCTGTCCCTCATGGCAAACCCCTCCCACCTGGAGGCCGTCGACCCCGTGGTCCAGGGCAAGACCAAAGCTGAGCAGTTCTACAGAGGAGACACAAAAGGGAAGAAG GTGATGTCCATCCTCATGCACGGAGATGCGGCGTTCGCAGGTCAAGGGGTCGTCTACGAGACCTTCCATCTGAGCGAACTGCCTTCTTACACCACACACGGCACCATCCACGTGGTCGTTAATAACCAG GTCTGTTACCGTCGTTTTGGTCACAACGAGATGGACGAGCCCATGTTTACCCAGCCCCTCATGTACAAACAGATCCGTAAACAGGAGTACGTCCTTAAGAAATACTCCGACAGGCTCATAGCAGAGGGAGTCGTCACCCTGCAGGAGTTTGAG GAAGAGATAGCCAAATATGACAAGATTTGTGAAGAGGCATACACCAGCTCCAAGGATGAGAAGATTCTACATATTCGTCATTGGCTTGATTCTCCATGGCCAG GCTTCTTCACGGCAGAGGGCGAGCCGAAGAGCATGAGCTGCCCCCCCACCGGCCTGGATGAAGGGACGCTACGTCACATCGGCGCGATAGCCAGTTCTGTCCCTGTGGAGGATTTTGCTATTCACCCTG GCGTGTCCCGTATCCTGCGCGGGCGGGCGGACATGATTCGGAAGCGGTCAGTGGACTGGGCTCTGGGCGAGTACATGGCGTTCGGTTCTCTGCTGAGAGACGGGATCCACGTGAGGCTCAGTGGACAGGACGTGGAGAGAGGAACCTTCAG TCACCGTCACCACGTTTTGCATGATCAGGAAGTTGACAAGCGTTTCTGTGTTCCCATGAACCATCTGTGGGAGAACCAGGCTCCTTACACAGTGTGTAACAGCTCCCTATCTGAGTACGGGGTCTTGG gcTTTGAGCTGGGCTTTGCTATGGCCAGTCCTAACGCTCTGGTGTGCTGGGAGGCTCAGTTTGGGGACTTCCATAACACAGCTCAGTGCATCATTGACCAGTTCATCTGTTCCGGACAGGCTAAGTGGGTTCGCAATAACGGCATCGTCCTGCTGCTACCCCACGGCATGGAGGGAATG GGTCCGGAGCACTCGTCAGCACGGCCCGAGCGCTTCCTGCAGATGAGCAAGGACGACCCCGACCGCTACCCG GGATTCACAGGAGACTTTGAGGTCCAGCAGCTTTATGACTGTAATTGGATCGTGGTCAATTGCTCAACACCTGCCAATTATTTTCATGTGCTTAGAAGGCAAATCTTATTGCCATTCAGAAAGCCG tTGATCATTCTCACCCCCAAGTCATTACTGCGACATCCTGATGCTCGATCCAGTTTTGATGAAATGACCACAG GCACCAAATTCCAGAGGGTTCTTCCAGACAATGGGCCTGCATCTCAGAACCCAGAGCAAGTAAAGAGGGTGATTTTTTGCACGGGGAAAGTCTACTATGAAttggcaaaagagagaaaacaacagaactTGGAGAGTGAGGTCGCCATCATCCGACTGGAGCAG ATATCTCCTTTCCCATTTGACCTTGTGAAAGCTGAAGTGGTGAAGTATGGTAACACAGAGTTAGTGTGGTGTCAAGAGGAACATAAGAACATGGGTTACTATGACTACGTAAGACCACGATTCCTCACCGTACTCGACAACGAGAGACCAATATG GTACGTTGGCCGGGATCCCGCCGCTGCCCCAGCCACAGGGAACAAATTTACCCACCTGGCCGAACTGAAGAGATTCACGGACGCTGCGTTTAATCTCAAGTCCTTTGAGGGTGTAAGGTTCTga
- the ogdhl gene encoding 2-oxoglutarate dehydrogenase-like, mitochondrial isoform X1: protein MSHFRALTGVVRGSSLWIRSGHAAARRHVFDPRRGSSSESAEPSLAACTSSYVEEMYYAWLEDNKNVHESWDAYFRNAQAGSPAGEVESRRPSTLLQGRAMTQTPAMAQKVVEDHLAVHTLIRAYQIRGHHVARLDPLGILEADLDSFVPSDLITTIDKLGFYGLEESDLDKKFQLPATTFIGGNESTLPLHEIIRRLESSYCGHIGVEFMFINSVEQCQWIRQKIETPGIMRFTPREKRTLLARLVRSTRFEDFLARKWSSEKRFGLEGCEVLIPALKMIIDKSSEAGVDSIIMGMPHRGRLNVLANVVRKDLDQIFCQFDPKLEAADEGSGDVKYHLGMYHERINRETDKNITLSLMANPSHLEAVDPVVQGKTKAEQFYRGDTKGKKVMSILMHGDAAFAGQGVVYETFHLSELPSYTTHGTIHVVVNNQIGFTTDPRMARSSPYPTDVARVVNAPIFHVNADDPEAVMYVCRVAAEWRNTFNKDVVIDLVCYRRFGHNEMDEPMFTQPLMYKQIRKQEYVLKKYSDRLIAEGVVTLQEFEEEIAKYDKICEEAYTSSKDEKILHIRHWLDSPWPGFFTAEGEPKSMSCPPTGLDEGTLRHIGAIASSVPVEDFAIHPGVSRILRGRADMIRKRSVDWALGEYMAFGSLLRDGIHVRLSGQDVERGTFSHRHHVLHDQEVDKRFCVPMNHLWENQAPYTVCNSSLSEYGVLGFELGFAMASPNALVCWEAQFGDFHNTAQCIIDQFICSGQAKWVRNNGIVLLLPHGMEGMGPEHSSARPERFLQMSKDDPDRYPGFTGDFEVQQLYDCNWIVVNCSTPANYFHVLRRQILLPFRKPLIILTPKSLLRHPDARSSFDEMTTGTKFQRVLPDNGPASQNPEQVKRVIFCTGKVYYELAKERKQQNLESEVAIIRLEQISPFPFDLVKAEVVKYGNTELVWCQEEHKNMGYYDYVRPRFLTVLDNERPIWYVGRDPAAAPATGNKFTHLAELKRFTDAAFNLKSFEGVRF from the exons ATGAGTCATTTCAGAGCGCTGACAGGTGTCGTAAGAGGCAGTAGCCTATGGATCCGAAGCGGACATGCAGCGGCGAGGAGACACGTTTTCGACCCCCGCAGAGGCAGCTCCTCTGAGTCAGCAGAGCCCTCGTTGGCAGCCTGCACCTCCAGCTATGTGGAGGAAATGTATTATGCCTGGCTGGAGGACAACAAAAACGTGCACGAG TCTTGGGATGCATATTTTCGTAATGCCCAGGCTGGCAGTCCAGCTGGGGAGGTGGAGAGCAGGCGCCCCTCCACCCTCCTGCAGGGCAGAGCCATGACTCAGACGCCCGCCATGGCTCAGAAGGTGGTGGAGGATCATCTGGCTGTTCACACCCTCATCAGAGCCTATCAG ATCCGTGGCCATCACGTTGCACGACTGGATCCGCTTGGAATCCTGGAGGCTGACTTAGACTCTTTTGTGCCTTCAGATCTGATAACTACGATTGACAAACTGG GATTCTATGGCTTGGAGGAGTCTGATCTGGACAAGAAATTTCAGTTACCAGCGACTACCTTCATCGGTGGGAATGAGAGCACTCTACCGCTGCATGAGATCATACGCAGACTGGAG TCTTCGTACTGTGGACACATCGGGGTGGAGTTTATGTTCATTAACAGCGTGGAGCAATGTCAGTGGATCAGGCAGAAGATCGAGACGCCAGGGATCATGAGATTCACCCCCAGAGAGAAGAGGACGCTGCTGGCCAGACTGGTTCGCTCCACTCG GTTTGAAGATTTCTTGGCGCGGAAGTGGTCCTCAGAGAAACGTTTTGGGTTGGAGGGGTGTGAGGTGCTCATTCCCGCCCTGAAGATGATCATCGACAAATCCAGCGAGGCCGGTGTTGACAGCATCATCATGGGGATGCCTCACAG GGGGCGACTCAACGTGCTGGCCAACGTGGTCCGTAAAGATCTAGATCAGATTTTCTGCCAGTTTGATCCCAAACTGGAGGCTGCTGATGAG GGCTCAGGGGACGTGAAGTATCATCTGGGCATGTATCATGAACGGATTAAccgagagacagacaaaaatataaCCCTGTCCCTCATGGCAAACCCCTCCCACCTGGAGGCCGTCGACCCCGTGGTCCAGGGCAAGACCAAAGCTGAGCAGTTCTACAGAGGAGACACAAAAGGGAAGAAG GTGATGTCCATCCTCATGCACGGAGATGCGGCGTTCGCAGGTCAAGGGGTCGTCTACGAGACCTTCCATCTGAGCGAACTGCCTTCTTACACCACACACGGCACCATCCACGTGGTCGTTAATAACCAG ATTGGCTTCACCACTGACCCTCGAATGGCGCGTTCCTCGCCCTATCCCACCGACGTGGCGCGCGTGGTCAACGCACCCATCTTCCACGTCAACGCCGACGACCCTGAGGCCgtgatgtatgtgtgcagggtcGCGGCGGAGTGGAGAAACACCTTCAACAAGGACGTGGTCATAGATCTG GTCTGTTACCGTCGTTTTGGTCACAACGAGATGGACGAGCCCATGTTTACCCAGCCCCTCATGTACAAACAGATCCGTAAACAGGAGTACGTCCTTAAGAAATACTCCGACAGGCTCATAGCAGAGGGAGTCGTCACCCTGCAGGAGTTTGAG GAAGAGATAGCCAAATATGACAAGATTTGTGAAGAGGCATACACCAGCTCCAAGGATGAGAAGATTCTACATATTCGTCATTGGCTTGATTCTCCATGGCCAG GCTTCTTCACGGCAGAGGGCGAGCCGAAGAGCATGAGCTGCCCCCCCACCGGCCTGGATGAAGGGACGCTACGTCACATCGGCGCGATAGCCAGTTCTGTCCCTGTGGAGGATTTTGCTATTCACCCTG GCGTGTCCCGTATCCTGCGCGGGCGGGCGGACATGATTCGGAAGCGGTCAGTGGACTGGGCTCTGGGCGAGTACATGGCGTTCGGTTCTCTGCTGAGAGACGGGATCCACGTGAGGCTCAGTGGACAGGACGTGGAGAGAGGAACCTTCAG TCACCGTCACCACGTTTTGCATGATCAGGAAGTTGACAAGCGTTTCTGTGTTCCCATGAACCATCTGTGGGAGAACCAGGCTCCTTACACAGTGTGTAACAGCTCCCTATCTGAGTACGGGGTCTTGG gcTTTGAGCTGGGCTTTGCTATGGCCAGTCCTAACGCTCTGGTGTGCTGGGAGGCTCAGTTTGGGGACTTCCATAACACAGCTCAGTGCATCATTGACCAGTTCATCTGTTCCGGACAGGCTAAGTGGGTTCGCAATAACGGCATCGTCCTGCTGCTACCCCACGGCATGGAGGGAATG GGTCCGGAGCACTCGTCAGCACGGCCCGAGCGCTTCCTGCAGATGAGCAAGGACGACCCCGACCGCTACCCG GGATTCACAGGAGACTTTGAGGTCCAGCAGCTTTATGACTGTAATTGGATCGTGGTCAATTGCTCAACACCTGCCAATTATTTTCATGTGCTTAGAAGGCAAATCTTATTGCCATTCAGAAAGCCG tTGATCATTCTCACCCCCAAGTCATTACTGCGACATCCTGATGCTCGATCCAGTTTTGATGAAATGACCACAG GCACCAAATTCCAGAGGGTTCTTCCAGACAATGGGCCTGCATCTCAGAACCCAGAGCAAGTAAAGAGGGTGATTTTTTGCACGGGGAAAGTCTACTATGAAttggcaaaagagagaaaacaacagaactTGGAGAGTGAGGTCGCCATCATCCGACTGGAGCAG ATATCTCCTTTCCCATTTGACCTTGTGAAAGCTGAAGTGGTGAAGTATGGTAACACAGAGTTAGTGTGGTGTCAAGAGGAACATAAGAACATGGGTTACTATGACTACGTAAGACCACGATTCCTCACCGTACTCGACAACGAGAGACCAATATG GTACGTTGGCCGGGATCCCGCCGCTGCCCCAGCCACAGGGAACAAATTTACCCACCTGGCCGAACTGAAGAGATTCACGGACGCTGCGTTTAATCTCAAGTCCTTTGAGGGTGTAAGGTTCTga
- the c4h10orf53 gene encoding UPF0728 protein C10orf53 homolog, whose protein sequence is MPQNALVFVRYGPYRSCGVVDYRTFRLEGLQATLKEDGHQCVLEKIDIWNKVKLVVNGEHVYQCDINDLEFGGDGQLDPLCQEALQAVRKAY, encoded by the exons ATGCCTCAGAATGCACTGGTGTTTGTGCGATATGGACCATACAGGTCTTGTGGTGTTGTAGATTACAGAACATTCCGTCTGGAGGGCCTTCAAG CTACACTTAAAGAAGACGGGCACCAGTGTGTTTTGGAAAAAATCGACATTTGGAACAAAGTGAAACTCGTCGTCAACGGAGAACATGTTTATCAGTGCGACATTAACGATCTTGAGTTCG GGGGCGATGGGCAGCTGGATCCTCTCTGTCAGGAGGCATTACAAGCGGTCAGGAAAGCATATTGA